From the genome of Sulfurovum sp. NBC37-1, one region includes:
- a CDS encoding transposase, with amino-acid sequence MARRPRIELVGYYHIINRGVAQMPIFKEPDDYEQFEELMCSTMKNYGITLHNYCLMSNHYHLLIETSRENLSKFMRQLNMNYAIYFNKKYHRSGHLWQGRFKSWYVTDEAYLYTLMLYIEQNPLKANMVKSLEDYPYSSYHYFLEKQIPECLQNAWIVQNHGHDIEAIKEMLNSKVDSSILQELKTASSLVEAPNTNKKPDINKLTKIFSEIQDKKERNRQIVKAYDKGYSQHMIAKVLGISQQAVNGIIKRNRK; translated from the coding sequence GTGGCAAGACGACCCCGTATCGAACTAGTTGGGTATTACCATATCATCAACAGAGGTGTGGCTCAAATGCCCATCTTTAAAGAACCTGACGATTATGAACAGTTTGAAGAGCTGATGTGCTCCACCATGAAGAATTATGGGATCACTTTGCATAACTACTGCCTGATGTCCAATCACTATCATCTGCTCATAGAGACAAGCCGGGAAAACCTCTCCAAGTTCATGAGACAACTTAACATGAACTACGCCATTTACTTTAACAAAAAATATCATCGCTCAGGACATCTCTGGCAAGGTCGCTTCAAGTCCTGGTATGTCACTGATGAGGCTTACCTCTATACACTGATGCTCTACATAGAACAAAACCCGCTGAAAGCCAATATGGTAAAAAGTCTAGAAGATTACCCTTACAGCTCTTATCATTACTTTTTAGAAAAGCAAATACCGGAATGTCTGCAAAATGCATGGATAGTACAAAATCATGGCCATGACATAGAAGCGATCAAAGAGATGTTGAACAGTAAAGTAGACAGTAGTATACTGCAAGAGCTCAAAACAGCATCTTCTTTGGTGGAAGCTCCCAATACAAACAAAAAACCTGATATCAATAAACTTACAAAAATATTTTCAGAGATACAGGATAAAAAAGAGAGAAACAGGCAAATCGTAAAAGCATATGACAAAGGCTATTCTCAGCATATGATCGCTAAAGTATTAGGTATATCACAACAGGCAGTGAATGGGATAATTAAGAGGAACAGGAAATGA
- a CDS encoding DUF3592 domain-containing protein produces the protein MSRQKKASITHEIYKMCKQSRFVFFFMIVVPVFIGLYFFYIGVKEIKLANESTGWPSVQGKITISLLSKNISSYRRHPRGAPSIAFHYKYEIDQKIFIGDRVMYGYKNNFFTSDSYRQSKAYTKGNSVTVYYNPDNPEQAVLEPGANFPYSWNIIMIALILMIPLYFVIKYEFLYKDEKSEDEE, from the coding sequence ATGAGTAGGCAAAAAAAAGCAAGCATTACCCATGAGATTTACAAGATGTGCAAGCAGAGTAGGTTTGTTTTTTTCTTTATGATTGTCGTGCCAGTTTTTATTGGTCTTTATTTTTTTTATATCGGAGTAAAAGAGATAAAGCTTGCAAACGAAAGTACCGGATGGCCTTCAGTACAGGGAAAAATCACTATTTCATTATTAAGTAAAAATATCAGTAGTTATAGACGTCATCCAAGAGGTGCACCATCTATAGCATTTCATTATAAATATGAAATAGATCAAAAGATATTCATAGGCGACAGAGTAATGTATGGATATAAAAATAATTTTTTTACCAGTGATTCATATCGACAGTCAAAAGCTTACACTAAAGGAAACAGCGTAACGGTCTATTATAATCCTGACAACCCTGAACAAGCTGTTCTGGAACCTGGAGCTAATTTCCCATATTCGTGGAACATAATCATGATAGCGCTGATACTAATGATACCGCTTTATTTCGTCATAAAATATGAGTTTTTATATAAAGATGAGAAGAGTGAAGATGAAGAGTAA
- a CDS encoding helix-turn-helix domain-containing protein, whose protein sequence is MTITTCSKVDSSILQELKTASSLVEAPNIDRKPDINKLTKIFSNIQDKKERNRQIVKAYDKGYFQHMIAKVLGISQQAVNGIIKRNRK, encoded by the coding sequence GTGACAATAACAACTTGCAGTAAAGTAGACAGTAGTATACTGCAAGAGCTCAAAACAGCCTCTTCTTTGGTGGAAGCTCCCAATATAGACAGGAAACCTGATATCAATAAACTTACGAAAATATTTTCGAATATACAAGATAAAAAAGAGAGAAACAGGCAAATCGTAAAAGCATATGACAAAGGCTATTTTCAGCATATGATCGCTAAAGTATTGGGTATATCACAACAGGCAGTGAATGGGATTATTAAGAGGAACAGGAAATGA
- a CDS encoding REP-associated tyrosine transposase has product MGRSRYKIYEPTHPHFLTCTVLHWLPLFTNQESVQIIIDSLSHLQKNDNMIIFSYVILENHLHLVASSDDISKTMQKFKSYTAYELLKLLEKNNATTLLKQFAFHKKAHRKENTYQIWEEGFHPKLIQGEKMMFEKVNYIHQNPVKRGYIDEAEHWRYSSARDYSGVDGLLEVERLW; this is encoded by the coding sequence ATGGGACGCAGTAGATATAAGATATATGAACCAACACATCCACACTTTTTAACATGTACAGTACTACATTGGTTGCCACTGTTTACAAACCAAGAGAGTGTACAAATCATTATAGACTCGTTAAGTCATTTACAAAAAAATGACAATATGATTATCTTCTCTTATGTGATATTGGAAAATCATTTACATCTTGTAGCTAGTAGTGATGACATAAGTAAAACCATGCAGAAGTTTAAATCTTATACTGCCTATGAATTGTTAAAATTATTAGAAAAAAATAATGCAACAACATTGCTAAAACAGTTTGCATTTCATAAAAAAGCACATAGAAAAGAGAACACTTACCAAATATGGGAAGAGGGATTTCATCCTAAACTTATACAGGGTGAAAAAATGATGTTTGAAAAAGTAAACTATATCCATCAAAACCCAGTTAAAAGAGGATATATTGATGAAGCTGAACATTGGAGATACTCTAGTGCTAGAGATTATAGTGGTGTTGATGGCTTATTGGAGGTAGAGAGATTGTGGTGA
- a CDS encoding DUF7674 family protein produces MHRSEFLKELKTLFPELTKTINKQEGLLSLEIDEFRKFTNYAVGNKDKNTVNLCYELAEKAYLTGNRELKALINTEFVEFLDLHHNEWAWEMLPVILKNLYLDFYGLTPQEQLKSKRTFG; encoded by the coding sequence ATGCACAGAAGTGAATTTTTAAAAGAATTAAAAACACTATTTCCTGAACTTACAAAAACTATAAACAAACAAGAAGGTTTATTATCATTAGAGATAGATGAATTTAGAAAGTTTACTAATTATGCAGTTGGAAATAAAGATAAAAATACCGTCAATCTTTGTTATGAACTAGCTGAAAAAGCTTATTTAACTGGAAACAGAGAATTAAAGGCATTAATTAACACTGAGTTTGTTGAGTTTTTAGATCTTCATCACAATGAATGGGCTTGGGAAATGTTACCTGTTATCCTTAAAAATCTCTATTTAGACTTTTATGGATTAACACCTCAAGAACAATTGAAATCTAAACGAACATTTGGTTAA
- a CDS encoding helicase-related protein, translated as MAKKKKKYLIKLNNKIRNYFNGLPFDEGIATLDEGKLAELIMLLEIDLDSHEKEDMVRALRRVWSEEGAGTRELIVSYLTQSHKAVHKSRRSAPLDKVEKILQILDETEHSREEENQILDAFIDVRSAKITPDKVVGKLHYLRMKGRLTALERSLDVEFNSLNEMEFYHSFIFKLKAFDFNKLLQCTTPPLPLDEMWEMSDEKILERLKEIKEETIAKRTQEIEQFFTSILEHEHPYLNEEQMAEALKHMPPELELHHAPLPLSLIEGLLHSISEKYEVFESTDHIIIEKEKFHDLFSTTLFYNTSVSYEKPFLYSLIWRGAQLPVKEDLNRVNDDLLAHFKVAIGDLLEEMKEMSAKLTVEDEVLHEFIVRFVEPQIRASHTLKFKEKSRRRVLFHFGEYIKPLLEKQKREELLAKTIRDFKNLFPLARELKRKIVFHVGPTNSGKTYTALQELKEATTGYYLAPLRLLALEGYENLKKEGVHVSLVTGEEEIIDEESTHISSTIEMMNNAVDVDVCVIDEIQMISDRDRGWAWANALIGAPAKKVILTGSANALHAVEALCEYLGEELEVVHFERKNELVTMKHPLSMKKIEPQTAVVAFSRREVLSLKQQLSERYSVSVVYGNLSPEVRREEARRFREGESQILVSTDAIAMGLNLPIKTLLFAKDNKFDGLRRRELLPTEVQQIAGRAGRYGFEEKGYVGALDTAALDTVSKAFHAPLADIELPVSVMASLEHVMLIGEILETENITTILGFFADNMEFDGPFMAANIDSMLEIAAIVDEYDLDLKTRFYLSCAPASISSPYIESVFHRYIKQIEAGKKVRYIPPRDLPKFAQTNDMLLNAEDRVREISLYLWLSFKFPNMFEDTEKAIQARVRLNNYIENSLRQGHFTKQCRKCGKVLDFSYRFSICDSCHAQGKRGSSSHSCRGGYRGRRKK; from the coding sequence ATGGCAAAGAAAAAGAAAAAATATCTGATAAAACTCAACAACAAAATACGAAACTACTTTAACGGACTCCCTTTTGACGAGGGCATAGCCACACTCGATGAAGGTAAACTTGCGGAACTGATAATGCTTCTTGAGATAGACCTTGATTCGCATGAAAAAGAGGATATGGTACGCGCTTTGAGGCGTGTCTGGAGTGAGGAAGGTGCCGGGACCCGTGAACTGATCGTCTCCTATCTGACACAAAGCCACAAAGCCGTACATAAGAGCAGACGCAGTGCTCCTCTGGACAAAGTAGAAAAAATACTGCAGATTCTTGACGAAACGGAACACAGCAGGGAAGAGGAAAACCAGATACTCGATGCTTTCATCGATGTCAGAAGCGCAAAGATAACTCCTGATAAAGTCGTAGGGAAACTGCATTATTTGCGTATGAAAGGAAGACTTACTGCGCTTGAACGCTCTTTGGATGTTGAATTCAACTCACTCAATGAAATGGAATTCTACCACTCTTTCATTTTTAAACTCAAAGCCTTCGACTTCAACAAACTGCTGCAATGCACTACACCTCCCCTGCCTTTGGATGAGATGTGGGAAATGTCCGATGAGAAGATACTTGAAAGACTCAAAGAGATCAAAGAAGAGACCATTGCCAAACGTACTCAGGAGATAGAGCAGTTCTTTACTTCCATTCTTGAACACGAACACCCCTACCTGAACGAAGAGCAAATGGCCGAGGCTCTCAAACACATGCCGCCGGAACTGGAACTGCACCATGCACCGCTGCCGCTTTCGCTCATAGAAGGTCTGCTGCACAGTATCAGTGAAAAATATGAGGTTTTTGAGAGTACGGACCATATCATCATTGAAAAAGAGAAGTTTCATGATCTTTTTAGTACCACCCTCTTCTACAACACGTCGGTCTCCTATGAAAAACCTTTTCTCTATTCTCTCATCTGGCGCGGTGCCCAACTGCCTGTCAAAGAAGATCTCAACCGTGTCAATGATGACCTCCTGGCACATTTCAAGGTGGCCATAGGCGACTTGCTCGAAGAGATGAAAGAGATGAGCGCAAAACTTACGGTAGAAGATGAAGTGCTGCATGAGTTCATCGTACGTTTCGTCGAACCTCAGATACGTGCTTCACATACCCTGAAGTTCAAAGAAAAGAGCAGACGTCGTGTACTGTTCCATTTTGGCGAATATATCAAACCGCTTCTGGAGAAACAGAAACGCGAAGAGCTGCTGGCTAAGACCATTCGTGACTTCAAGAACCTTTTCCCTCTGGCACGAGAACTTAAACGCAAGATCGTCTTTCATGTGGGGCCGACCAATTCGGGGAAAACCTACACTGCGCTACAAGAGCTGAAAGAAGCCACAACAGGCTACTATCTCGCACCGCTTCGCCTGCTTGCACTCGAAGGCTATGAGAACCTCAAAAAAGAAGGCGTACACGTCTCTCTCGTAACAGGGGAAGAAGAGATCATAGACGAGGAATCCACCCATATCTCTTCAACCATAGAGATGATGAACAATGCCGTCGATGTCGATGTCTGCGTCATAGACGAGATACAGATGATCTCCGACCGCGACCGCGGCTGGGCCTGGGCGAACGCACTCATAGGGGCACCGGCCAAGAAGGTGATACTCACCGGTTCCGCCAATGCACTACACGCGGTGGAAGCACTTTGCGAATACCTCGGTGAGGAGCTGGAGGTGGTACACTTTGAACGCAAGAATGAACTTGTAACAATGAAACACCCTCTTTCCATGAAAAAAATAGAACCTCAGACCGCAGTGGTAGCCTTTTCAAGAAGGGAAGTCCTTTCCCTCAAACAGCAGCTCTCTGAAAGATACTCTGTCTCGGTGGTGTACGGAAACCTTTCACCAGAGGTCAGACGCGAAGAGGCACGACGCTTCAGAGAAGGAGAAAGTCAGATACTGGTCTCGACCGATGCCATCGCCATGGGGCTCAACCTGCCTATCAAAACACTCCTTTTTGCCAAAGACAACAAATTCGACGGTTTGCGCCGACGTGAACTGCTCCCTACGGAAGTACAGCAGATCGCCGGACGGGCGGGACGCTACGGTTTTGAAGAAAAAGGCTATGTCGGTGCTCTCGATACTGCCGCACTCGATACTGTCAGCAAAGCCTTCCATGCACCGCTTGCAGACATCGAACTGCCTGTCTCGGTCATGGCAAGCCTCGAGCATGTCATGCTCATAGGAGAGATCCTTGAGACAGAGAACATTACCACCATCCTGGGCTTCTTTGCGGACAATATGGAGTTTGACGGTCCCTTCATGGCAGCCAATATCGACTCTATGCTGGAGATCGCCGCCATAGTGGATGAGTATGACCTTGACCTGAAAACACGTTTCTACCTCTCCTGTGCTCCGGCAAGTATTTCCTCGCCTTACATCGAGTCGGTCTTTCATCGCTATATCAAACAGATCGAAGCGGGCAAAAAGGTACGCTATATACCGCCAAGAGACCTGCCAAAATTTGCCCAGACGAACGATATGCTGCTCAATGCCGAAGACCGGGTACGGGAGATCTCTCTCTATCTCTGGCTGAGCTTCAAGTTCCCCAATATGTTTGAAGATACTGAAAAGGCTATACAGGCACGTGTTAGATTGAACAATTACATAGAAAACTCTCTGCGCCAGGGTCACTTCACCAAACAATGCCGAAAATGTGGAAAGGTCCTCGACTTCTCCTACAGGTTCTCCATTTGTGACAGCTGTCACGCACAAGGGAAAAGAGGCTCCTCTTCCCACTCCTGCAGAGGTGGATACCGGGGAAGAAGAAAAAAATAG
- a CDS encoding HdeD family acid-resistance protein, whose translation MWKVPKEIEQLEVFKKNAKTVGVILMVIGFLGAMFPVAASLTTVVFVAWMLLISAFLVGYFTYKSDAGDWRGWLKTLIFFGVGVYMLVNPAGGIATLGLLFSIYFFMDAFSGFTLAASFYPNKGWGIWTFNAILSLLMAMIFVIGWPHTSILLIGLLVGFSLFFDGLALVMGANLFDKMWKDDQQ comes from the coding sequence ATGTGGAAAGTACCCAAAGAGATCGAACAGCTCGAAGTGTTCAAAAAAAATGCAAAGACCGTTGGTGTCATTTTGATGGTCATAGGTTTTCTGGGAGCGATGTTCCCTGTGGCGGCATCATTGACCACCGTGGTCTTCGTGGCATGGATGCTGTTGATAAGTGCATTCCTTGTAGGGTATTTTACCTATAAAAGTGATGCCGGTGACTGGAGAGGATGGCTTAAAACACTGATCTTCTTTGGGGTAGGTGTCTATATGCTTGTCAACCCGGCCGGAGGTATCGCTACCCTGGGACTTCTTTTTTCCATCTACTTTTTTATGGATGCTTTCAGTGGATTTACACTGGCTGCCTCTTTTTACCCCAATAAAGGATGGGGGATCTGGACATTCAATGCCATTCTCTCACTGCTGATGGCAATGATATTCGTCATCGGATGGCCGCATACCTCCATACTGCTTATCGGTCTGCTAGTAGGTTTCAGCCTCTTCTTTGACGGACTGGCTCTGGTAATGGGTGCAAATCTATTTGATAAAATGTGGAAAGATGATCAACAATAG
- a CDS encoding APC family permease, with protein MINNRKAFGLWSAVFLGIGSMVGAGIFIVIGQAGAIAGNLVWLSFIFGGAAALLSGYSLAKLAITYPSRGGIVEYLVQGFGEGVFSGSAGVLFYFSQLIAIAAVAKSFGAYAGTFVHGGTMSENIFALGVMGLFILINLIGASLVARSENVIVVIKVTILIAFAGVALFYIDPKLLDTENMPPFKSMLFAIGLTFFAYQGFSVITNTVEDMQNPKKTMMRAMIITILIVGILYILTSIAVLGNLPLAEVIRTKDYALAQAAEPIFGAIGFKVMAATALLATASAINATLYAATEIGYTLAKDGDLPENYTYNVFHSFEGLIISGLLVIPMILFLNLSQVTTIAALVVLVIQGLTHVGHLLRIKETGANFYVVLGAALSMFAIAGLTLYYTSMKEMPMIAFYMFGAFVLAFAIEILLRITTKRVIKIQTDAKLIEKFEQNIKNKFKKIIGD; from the coding sequence ATGATCAACAATAGAAAAGCTTTCGGACTTTGGTCCGCAGTATTTCTCGGTATCGGCTCCATGGTGGGTGCCGGTATTTTCATTGTTATAGGACAGGCAGGTGCCATCGCCGGTAATCTGGTCTGGCTCTCTTTCATATTCGGCGGTGCAGCGGCACTGCTCAGCGGATATTCTCTTGCAAAGCTTGCGATCACCTATCCTTCGCGTGGCGGTATAGTTGAATATCTGGTACAGGGCTTTGGTGAGGGTGTTTTCTCTGGAAGTGCAGGGGTGCTCTTCTATTTTTCCCAGCTCATCGCCATTGCTGCTGTGGCTAAGTCGTTCGGTGCCTATGCAGGTACCTTTGTGCATGGTGGAACGATGTCGGAAAACATTTTTGCGCTTGGAGTAATGGGACTTTTCATTCTCATCAACCTGATCGGCGCTTCACTGGTTGCCAGATCCGAGAATGTGATCGTAGTGATCAAGGTGACTATCCTGATCGCTTTTGCCGGTGTTGCCCTTTTTTACATAGATCCAAAACTTTTGGACACTGAAAATATGCCGCCGTTCAAGAGTATGCTTTTTGCGATAGGGTTGACCTTTTTCGCCTATCAGGGTTTCAGCGTCATCACCAATACGGTAGAAGATATGCAGAACCCCAAAAAAACGATGATGCGTGCTATGATCATTACCATTCTGATCGTTGGGATACTGTATATTCTGACAAGTATTGCAGTACTGGGAAATCTTCCGCTTGCAGAAGTGATCAGGACAAAAGATTATGCACTGGCACAGGCTGCTGAACCGATCTTCGGTGCCATAGGTTTCAAGGTTATGGCAGCCACAGCACTGTTGGCGACCGCTTCCGCGATCAATGCAACACTCTATGCCGCAACGGAAATCGGTTATACACTGGCAAAAGACGGAGATCTTCCGGAGAATTATACTTACAATGTATTTCATTCATTTGAAGGACTCATCATCTCAGGGCTTCTGGTCATACCGATGATCCTTTTTCTGAATCTTTCACAGGTTACTACGATCGCGGCATTGGTTGTACTGGTCATACAGGGTTTGACCCATGTGGGTCATCTGCTCCGTATCAAAGAGACCGGTGCCAATTTCTATGTGGTACTTGGCGCAGCACTGAGTATGTTCGCTATAGCCGGCTTGACACTTTACTATACGAGTATGAAAGAAATGCCTATGATCGCATTTTACATGTTTGGTGCTTTTGTACTGGCATTTGCCATTGAAATACTCTTGCGTATAACCACAAAACGTGTCATTAAAATTCAGACAGATGCCAAATTGATCGAAAAATTTGAACAAAACATAAAAAACAAGTTTAAAAAAATCATAGGAGATTAA
- a CDS encoding EI24 domain-containing protein: MNNIMNSIFFGFKEILTWRTMKYVTISGVIVSLVWLGIGILVWDGLINFSSKIIDMVPFSMLRSNGAWMLSTFLWFQMTLITFALIFAFFGNLILRKVSKEKYSTFSVLMLVGSALFWGLIWFFKGSYIYHQFLQLLTWLPFETVEKGIAFLIGFYIIYNAIVVSLVFLASIFSEPLIELIEIEHFPEDKVIRDNVFKTTRYTIKDSAIFIGLSILAFPLLFVPLLNIFIQIALWIWLIKDTMGYDAAALTHENVDKSILKEHSGTIWFVAFVTVLFNFVPVFNIFGPFFGLITMFHYFKTLDNH, from the coding sequence ATGAATAATATAATGAACTCGATCTTCTTTGGATTCAAAGAGATCCTTACTTGGCGGACTATGAAATATGTCACGATCAGCGGAGTTATCGTCTCTCTGGTCTGGCTGGGGATCGGTATACTTGTATGGGATGGTCTGATCAACTTCAGCAGCAAGATCATAGATATGGTACCGTTTTCCATGCTCCGGTCAAACGGAGCATGGATGCTTTCGACCTTTTTGTGGTTCCAGATGACACTGATCACCTTTGCACTTATCTTTGCTTTTTTCGGTAATCTTATTTTGCGTAAGGTCTCCAAAGAGAAATACAGTACCTTTTCCGTACTGATGCTTGTCGGCTCTGCACTTTTCTGGGGTCTGATATGGTTCTTTAAAGGAAGCTATATTTACCATCAGTTCCTGCAACTGCTTACCTGGCTGCCGTTTGAAACAGTAGAGAAGGGTATCGCCTTTCTGATAGGCTTTTATATCATTTACAATGCTATCGTAGTGAGTCTGGTCTTTCTTGCAAGCATATTCAGTGAACCACTGATCGAACTGATCGAGATAGAACATTTTCCCGAAGATAAAGTCATTCGAGACAATGTGTTTAAAACAACACGGTACACTATCAAGGACAGTGCAATCTTCATTGGACTTTCCATATTGGCATTTCCGCTTCTTTTTGTTCCGCTACTGAATATTTTTATCCAGATCGCACTCTGGATATGGCTGATCAAGGATACTATGGGTTACGATGCCGCAGCATTAACACATGAGAATGTGGACAAATCTATTCTGAAAGAACACAGTGGGACTATCTGGTTTGTTGCTTTCGTGACGGTTCTTTTCAACTTTGTACCGGTCTTTAACATCTTCGGTCCGTTCTTCGGCCTTATCACAATGTTCCATTATTTCAAGACGCTGGATAATCACTGA
- a CDS encoding zinc-dependent peptidase, whose amino-acid sequence MASYYLNLLLFVSLLGLTILGYWLIKWYRQKQELQRIAAMPFEEEDRSVLSRIKQYQYLSSEEKEKIERSILRFMNTKNFIGAKLEVTEEMKVVISFYACLLLLHIDTENCYDNLKNIIIYNHPVMIDRVQNNGGIFSKEQFLIDGQSANDTVVIIWHDAKREAYHPRKENVIVHEFAHEIDFMDGEIDGVPPMERSKYHEWTNVLYKEFEKLNKVAMKNRDWGDYKFIGEYAATNEAEFFAVISERFFESPGSLKKKFPDLYNELKDFYGVDLAAKEA is encoded by the coding sequence TTGGCATCATATTATCTCAATCTTCTCCTCTTTGTCAGTCTTCTGGGCCTGACGATTCTGGGCTATTGGCTTATCAAATGGTATCGTCAAAAGCAAGAATTACAGCGTATTGCCGCAATGCCTTTTGAGGAAGAGGACAGAAGCGTCCTCTCCCGCATCAAACAATACCAGTATCTCAGCTCTGAAGAAAAAGAGAAGATAGAACGCTCCATACTCCGTTTTATGAACACCAAAAATTTTATCGGTGCAAAGCTGGAAGTTACAGAAGAGATGAAAGTGGTCATTTCTTTTTATGCCTGCCTGCTTTTGCTGCATATTGACACAGAGAACTGCTACGATAATTTAAAGAATATCATTATCTACAATCATCCTGTCATGATAGACAGAGTACAGAATAACGGCGGCATCTTCTCAAAAGAGCAATTCCTCATTGACGGACAGTCTGCGAACGATACCGTTGTCATTATCTGGCATGATGCCAAACGTGAAGCCTACCATCCCCGAAAAGAGAATGTCATTGTGCATGAATTTGCCCATGAGATCGACTTCATGGACGGAGAGATAGACGGTGTTCCGCCGATGGAACGCTCCAAATACCATGAGTGGACCAATGTACTTTACAAAGAGTTCGAAAAGCTGAATAAGGTTGCCATGAAGAACAGGGACTGGGGTGATTATAAATTCATAGGGGAATATGCGGCAACGAACGAAGCGGAGTTCTTTGCTGTGATCAGTGAACGCTTCTTCGAATCACCGGGCAGTCTGAAAAAGAAATTCCCCGATCTATACAATGAACTTAAAGATTTCTACGGTGTAGATCTTGCAGCGAAGGAAGCCTAA
- a CDS encoding APC family permease produces the protein MKEKKIGFIEAFSIGVGGMVGGGIFAVLGLTIDLAKGAAPIAFAVAGFIALVTAYSYVKLSLRYPSEGGSIEFIVQAFGNGLFSSIINNLLLISYVIMLALYAYAFGSYGSALIMGDDVMWVHKALAAGIILFFMTINMMGAFLTGRAEDIMVFAKLAILAVFAAVGTSTIDMTHMAPQEWMPMPSVLTGGLIIFLAYEGFELIANTARDVENPEKTLPKAYYSAVIFVIILYIWIAMVTVGNVSFEEAKKAQDYVLAVAAEPFFGKAGFIVIGIAALLSTASAINATLYGGGRTSYLIARYGELPNHFERKFKNGYEGMIIIALLGIIFATSFSLDNISVAGSFGFLVVFSLVNFANFKLYRETGGNRLISGFGTLLGLSATGVLIGYNMIHSPASLITSGIVIFAVFVFSFTYYHLKKKRLAPYLDKALEVEEESGEKR, from the coding sequence ATGAAAGAAAAGAAGATCGGCTTCATTGAAGCTTTCAGTATCGGTGTGGGCGGTATGGTGGGCGGCGGCATCTTCGCCGTTCTCGGACTTACTATCGATCTGGCAAAAGGTGCCGCGCCCATAGCTTTTGCCGTGGCAGGTTTCATCGCACTGGTCACCGCCTATTCCTATGTCAAACTCTCTCTGCGCTACCCAAGTGAAGGCGGGAGTATCGAGTTCATCGTCCAGGCTTTCGGCAACGGCCTCTTCTCCTCCATCATCAATAACCTGCTGCTGATATCCTATGTCATTATGCTGGCGCTTTATGCCTATGCTTTCGGCAGTTACGGTTCGGCACTTATAATGGGAGACGATGTCATGTGGGTGCATAAGGCTCTGGCAGCGGGTATTATTCTATTTTTTATGACTATCAATATGATGGGTGCCTTTCTGACAGGGCGCGCTGAGGATATTATGGTCTTTGCCAAACTTGCCATACTTGCCGTCTTTGCCGCAGTTGGGACTTCAACCATAGATATGACCCATATGGCACCACAGGAGTGGATGCCTATGCCTTCTGTCCTTACCGGAGGGCTTATCATCTTTTTGGCTTATGAAGGATTCGAACTGATCGCAAACACTGCCAGAGATGTTGAAAACCCGGAAAAAACACTTCCAAAAGCCTATTATTCCGCCGTAATATTCGTCATTATCCTTTACATATGGATCGCAATGGTCACAGTCGGGAATGTCTCTTTTGAAGAGGCAAAGAAGGCACAGGATTATGTGCTTGCAGTTGCTGCAGAGCCCTTTTTCGGAAAGGCGGGTTTCATCGTTATCGGTATCGCTGCCTTGCTCTCAACCGCTTCGGCGATCAATGCGACACTCTACGGCGGAGGCCGTACCAGTTATCTGATCGCAAGGTATGGAGAACTTCCCAACCATTTTGAAAGGAAGTTCAAAAATGGCTATGAAGGAATGATCATCATTGCCCTGCTGGGGATCATCTTTGCAACCTCTTTCAGCCTTGACAATATTTCGGTAGCAGGAAGTTTCGGTTTTCTTGTTGTCTTTTCACTGGTGAACTTCGCCAACTTTAAACTTTACAGAGAAACCGGTGGCAACCGTTTGATATCAGGATTCGGTACTCTGCTCGGCCTTAGCGCCACAGGAGTACTCATAGGCTACAATATGATCCATTCCCCCGCTTCGCTCATTACAAGCGGTATCGTAATTTTTGCGGTATTTGTTTTTAGTTTTACCTATTATCATCTCAAGAAGAAACGACTTGCTCCATACCTTGATAAGGCATTGGAAGTAGAAGAAGAAAGTGGCGAAAAGCGTTAG